The following are from one region of the Dermacentor albipictus isolate Rhodes 1998 colony chromosome 5, USDA_Dalb.pri_finalv2, whole genome shotgun sequence genome:
- the Prp16 gene encoding pre-mRNA-splicing factor ATP-dependent RNA helicase PRP16, which produces MSDFESIHRLEGIEEVVGGLIKKKSVHEFKAPERKSVLGLDVLAAAKRKQKLEEETGKKPRKDSDRSDESSHEISEATFNRQYRKPRIETPTHTGGVDAKYADRIRDHREHHSRGVYASSKDSRKRPESPSSRERDRDRDRRDDRRDSGRSSSHRSRRDWSETPPRFKDPPTPNIRPKDTPSRSNWEEDEETPSRRSSWDVLTPSPRDGSERRSTDRRYRRPTDTPRATPAHKYNAWAADRRKTYATPGSKHTKDEKIPWAEDGEQKVEWEVEQQRLDREWYSIDEGYDEIHNPFASIPQEYTKKKEEALEQKKIKKVSAQQRQINKDNEKWETNRMLTSGVVLKVDVDNDFEEENEARVHVLVHNIVPPFLDGRIVFTKQPEPVLPVKDATSDMAIVSRKGSAVVRFHREQKERKKAQKKEWELAGTKLGNILGVKKKDDERDDNEEADYKTEQRFADHIKDADSQGTSEFSRKKTITQQRQYLPVFAARQELLRIIRENSIVIIVGETGSGKTTQLTQYLHEDGYSKYGMIGCTQPRRVAAMSVAKRVSDEMGCKLGEEVGYAIRFEDCTCEKTIIKYMTDGILLRESLREPDLDQYSAVIMDEAHERSLSTEVLFGLLREVVARRQDLKLIVTSATMDATKFASFFGNVPAFTIPGRTFPVELFFSKNPVEDYVDAAVKQTLQIHLQPNVGDILVFMPGQEDIEVTCELIAERLGEIDNAPPLAILPIYSQLPSDLQAKIFQKAPDGIRKCVVATNIAETSLTVDGISFVVDSGYCKLKVYNPRIGMDALQIYPVSQANANQRSGRAGRTGPGTCFRLYTDHQYKNELLKTTVPEIQRTNLANVVLLLKSLGVQDLLQFHFMDPPPQDNILNSMYQLWILGALDNVGTLTPLGRHMVEFPLDPPLSKMVIVSCDMGCSEEILTIVSMLSVPSIFYRPKGREEDSDAAREKFQVPESDHLTFLNVFLQWKLNHYSSSWCNEHFIHVKSMRKVREVRQQLKDIMGQQKMKLVSCGTDWDVVRKCICSAFFLQAARLKGIGEYINCRTGMPCHLHPTSALFGMGYTPDYVVYHELVMTTKEYMQCVTAVDGHWLAELGPMFYSVRESGRSRHRMQRDHQSQMEQEMALAEQQLRRRKDEHDEKQAAASMRAARIATPGYQPEGAPATPRRTPARFGL; this is translated from the coding sequence ATGAGCGACTTCGAGTCGATACATCGCCTGGAAGGCATCGAAGAGGTGGTGGGTGGTCTCATAAAAAAGAAGTCTGTTCACGAGTTCAAAGCACCCGAGAGGAAGTCGGTCCTCGGCCTCGACGTTCTTGCGGCCGCCAAGAGGAAGCAAAAGCTCGAAGAAGAAACCGGTAAAAAGCCCCGGAAAGATAGTGATCGCAGTGATGAATCAAGTCACGAAATATCAGAGGCGACATTTAATAGACAGTACCGGAAACCACGCATAGAGACTCCGACACACACCGGTGGAGTGGATGCCAAGTACGCCGACCGTATTCGTGACCACCGCGAGCACCACAGCCGGGGCGTTTATGCCAGCTCAAAGGACTCCAGAAAGCGTCCGGAATCTCCGTCGTCTCGCGAGCGCGATCGTGACAGAGATCGGCGTGACGACAGGCGCGACTCCGGACGCTCCTCATCACACCGTTCTCGCAGAGACTGGAGCGAAACGCCGCCTCGCTTCAAGGATCCTCCTACGCCCAATATTCGGCCAAAGGACACTCCGTCTCGCTCGAACTGGGAGGAGGACGAAGAAACGCCGTCGCGACGGTCGTCTTGGGACGTGCTGACGCCGTCGCCTCGCGACGGCTCCGAACGGCGGAGCACGGACAGGCGGTACCGACGTCCAACAGACACACCGCGGGCTACGCCGGCGCACAAGTACAATGCCTGGGCCGCCGACAGGCGCAAGACGTACGCCACGCCAGGGAGCAAACACACAAAAGACGAAAAGATTCCGTGGGCTGAAGACGGCGAGCAGAAGGTAGAGTGGGAGGTCGAGCAACAGAGGCTAGACCGCGAGTGGTACAGTATTGACGAGGGCTACGACGAGATACACAACCCGTTCGCTAGCATACCACAGGAGTACACCAAGAAAAAGGAGGAAGCACTAGAGCAGAAGAAAATCAAAAAGGTTTCAGCTCAGCAGAGGCAGATCAACAAGGATAACGAGAAGTGGGAGACCAACCGAATGCTCACCAGTGGCGTAGTGCTAAAAGTTGATGTGGACAATGACTTTGAGGAGGAAAATGAGGCAAGGGTCCATGTACTTGTGCACAACATTGTGCCGCCATTTCTGGATGGACGCATTGTATTTACCAAGCAGCCCGAACCAGTGCTTCCAGTGAAAGATGCAACATCTGACATGGCCATTGTCTCTCGTAAAGGCAGTGCTGTTGTTCGTTTCCACAGGGAACAGAAAGAGCGAAAGAAAGCTCAGAAGAAAGAGTGGGAGCTGGCAGGTACGAAACTGGGCAACATCTTGGGTGTTAAGAAAAAGGATGACGAACGTGATGACAATGAAGAAGCCGATTACAAAACTGAGCAGCGCTTTGCTGATCACATCAAGGATGCTGACAGCCAAGGAACCAGTGAATTTTCACGGAAGAAGACTATAACACAACAGAGACAGTACTTGCCTGTGTTTGCAGCACGACAGGAGCTTCTGCGCATCATCAGGGAGAACAGCATTGTGATCATCGTTGGGGAAACGGGCTCTGGAAAAACAACACAGCTAACCCAGTACCTTCACGAAGATGGGTATAGTAAGTATGGCATGATCGGCTGCACACAACCCAGAAGAGTGGCAGCTATGTCTGTAGCGAAGCGAGTGTCAGATGAAATGGGCTGCAAGCTAGGCGAAGAAGTGGGTTATGCAATCCGATTTGAAGACTGCACTTGTGAGAAGACGATAATTAAATACATGACTGATGGTATTCTCTTGAGAGAATCCTTAAGGGAGCCAGATCTTGACCAGTACAGTGCTGTTATCATGGATGAAGCCCACGAAAGGTCTCTTAGCACTGAAGTGCTTTTTGGTTTGCTTCGTGAAGTGGTGGCACGCAGGCAGGACTTAAAGCTCATTGTTACCTCTGCAACCATGGACGCCACAAAGTTTGCTTCCTTCTTTGGAAATGTTCCAGCGTTCACCATTCCCGGAAGAACCTTTCCTGTCGAATTGTTCTTTAGTAAGAATCCCGTTGAAGACTACGTTGATGCTGCTGTCAAGCAGACTCTACAAATTCACTTGCAGCCCAATGTTGGAGATATTTTGGTGTTCATGCCTGGACAGGAAGACATTGAGGTGACCTGCGAGCTTATTGCTGAAAGACTTGGTGAAATAGATAACGCCCCACCATTGGCCATTTTACCTATTTATTCCCAGCTCCCTAGTGACCTTCAAGCCAAGATTTTCCAGAAGGCTCCAGATGGAATTAGAAAGTGCGTAGTGGCAACAAACATTGCTGAAACTTCACTGACAGTTGATGGAATCAGCTTTGTTGTTGACAGTGGCTACTGTAAATTGAAGGTCTACAACCCTCGCATTGGTATGGATGCATTGCAAATCTACCCTGTCAGCCAAGCAAATGCAAACCAGCGTTCTGGACGAGCTGGTCGAACAGGACCAGGGACATGCTTCAGGCTATACACAGATCACCAGTACAAGAATGAGCTGCTTAAAACAACAGTACCAGAGATCCAGAGGACAAATCTTGCAAATGTTGTATTACTCTTAAAGTCTTTGGGTGTCCAAGACCTACTTCAGTTTCATTTTATGGATCCGCCACCCCAAGACAACATATTGAACTCCATGTATCAGCTGTGGATCCTGGGGGCACTGGATAATGTGGGAACTCTGACCCCACTAGGACGGCACATGGTTGAATTTCCTCTCGATCCTCCACTCTCTAAAATGGTTATTGTTTCCTGTGATATGGGCTGCAGTGAGGAGATCCTCACAATAGTTTCAATGCTCTCGGTTCCCAGCATTTTCTACCGCCCAAAAGGCCGGGAGGAAGACAGTGACGCTGCACGAGAGAAGTTCCAGGTGCCCGAAAGTGACCACCTGACATTCCTCAATGTGTTCCTTCAGTGGAAGTTAAACCACTACTCATCCTCCTGGTGTAATGAGCACTTCATCCACGTAAAGTCGATGCGCAAAGTGCGTGAGGTGCGGCAGCAGCTTAAGGACATTATGGGTCAGCAGAAGATGAAACTTGTATCATGCGGCACTGACTGGGACGTTGTCCGCAAGTGCATATGTTCTGCTTTCTTCCTCCAAGCGGCACGACTCAAGGGCATAGGAGAGTATATAAACTGCCGCACAGGCATGCCTTGCCACCTTCATCCCACCAGCGCCCTCTTTGGAATGGGCTACACTCCAGACTACGTTGTCTATCACGAGCTCGTCATGACCACAAAGGAGTACATGCAGTGTGTCACTGCCGTTGATGGTCATTGGCTGGCTGAACTTGGACCCATGTTCTACAGTGTGCGTGAGTCGGGCAGGTCGCGGCATAGGATGCAGAGAGACCACCAATCACAAATGGAACAGGAAATGGCTCTGGCCGAGCAGCAGCTCCGGCGGCGCAAGGATGAACATGATGAAAAGCAAGCAGCGGCTTCAATGCGTGCAGCGCGAATTGCCACACCAGGCTACCAGCCAGAAGGTGCCCCCGCTACACCCAGACGGACACCAGCCAGGTTTGGACTGTAG